The DNA window TGCACTTTCTTTTTCTGGTGTTGTATTCATACAAACATTGTAGCTAGACTTCCTCTGGAAATTCGCTTGATCATGCCTATAGCTCAATGTCTACGCATTCTGTGTTTTTGAACAAGTAAGCCTACCTACTAATCGAGAGTTTAAGATTTAGCGCAAAACTGCAGTGCCAGTTCCCTTTTTTAATCGATAGAGTATTATTCCTGAATTTCAAGTTTTCATTTCGTACACAAAGTTTGTCCTATTATTTTTTTAAGTTTTTATTACTCCTGCTAAATTAGCAATCATATATGAAGACCTTCAACTATTGTTGGTCATTATCCTTATTGGGAAGTCTTGATTTATTAGGTATCTCCAATTCTTGATGGGAATCAGACTGATGCTGATTCGAACACTGTAGGGGAGGAAGTTGCTTCAAGACTGTTGAACAGGCAGCAAAGGTACTTGTGTTTTCTCATCTGTCTAATATTTTGGATGTTTGTCAAATGGCTATTATCTTGCCTTACTACTATGCGCTACAACATCTACTATTGAATCATTTTTGTGTGGTTTTTGTTTTAACATTTAGATTACTTGTTTCCAGCATACACCCTCCTCCTGCTTTCGGTTCTTCTACAAATCTTGAGGCGCTTGCTCTTGAAGCTAGCAAGTCTCAAGGCCAGGATCATGATAGCACCTCTGATAATGGTCGATCTATGTACAGGTACTCTCTGCTTTTAAATTCTAGGCACCTTGTATTTTACTTATAGCACCTGAGATGTTTGATCTTAGAAACTAGACTGGGAAAGGCATCCCCCAATCTTTTCAACTAAATTAAATGAGGACTCGACTTCCTGCCAGCTAGGTGCAAACCTAGCCAGTATTTTTATCTTAGTTAAAACATATCTTCATTTTGGATTCTCTGTTAGTGTTGTATATGGTGTGAATGTGTAATAGAAACTCTCGTTGCATTCTTTTCCTTTGAATGtgtaaaaagaagaagaagaagaagtagaAGAAAACCACATGGGGCACACAGGGATGCCCCTTTTGCAGTCACTCTCACCTGAAGTACCTGTTTCTCTGCAACATACAATAATTTTCTTGTTTGTCATTTCAGGCCCATGCATGAAATCACCTTTTCTACCATTGACAAGCCAAAGCTTCTCAGTGAGGTAAACATATGCACATTTGGGTTTCTCATAGGATTTTATAGCTTCAAAAGTCTTGTACATATCTATCTTTCTCCTTCTATATTCGACATTTTCACTGATATCTCACTATCACTGTATGAGTGAATACCTGTTAGCAGAATTAGTCATGTTAGCTAATTGTTTAGTGATACAAATTTTCTGACACTCACAGCTGACATCTCTGCTTGGTGAACTTGGCCTAAACATTCAAGAAGCGCATGCATTTTCAACAAATGATGGTTACTCACTCGATGTATTTGTTGTTGTTGGTTGGCATGATGAGGTATTCACTAACTTAAGTTTTTCTGATTACCATTTGCCAATGACCTGCAAGTCTTGTGTTGCTTTTTAATATATATAGCGTCAGTATATGTCTATCTTTCAAACATACAGTCAGAGAGCACGAAACCTCAGAATGCTTCTTGTGAAGTTAAAATAATTAATTGGCCAGTTGATGATTTGTGCCCAACAGGAAATATGCTGTTTCCAATGTTCCTGGGTTTAGTTACGTTAACTTGGTAAACAAAAGATATCCAAACGATAGTTTACAGTTTATTATTTTTTTGTTATTGAGGCTCAAGACAAATAAGACGTGTTAGAAATCATGAAGATTACCTATTTGATACAATTTGGTCACGAATTTTGTGCATGTGCTTGAGAATCTTGTGACTTGCATCATGGATCATGCAACATATATCAATCAAGTAATGTTCTAACATATATCAATGAACTTTCAACAATTTAGTGGAAGAGCGTGGCTTGCATTTTGTTTTGTTATTATCTCTGTCTCTTACTATTTATTTGCCTACTTGTTTCTTTAGGAAACAGAGGATTTAGTAGAAGCAGTACAGAAGGAAATTGGCAGGATTGAAGAGGTTAAACACAGACTTATTCATTCTGATTTCGTTGATTCCTTATTGTAACGGATTTATTTAGTGTATCCTCATTTTCTACTTTGTCTTGGATTCGACAGACACAAGCATGGTCTTCATCTCATTCGTGGTCTACCCCAGTTGAAAATATGCAAGTTGCTGAGAATTCAGCAGCTGATCGTGTTGAGATACCAACAGATGGTGCTAGTGAATGGGAAATTGATGTAAAACTACTCAAGTTTGGGAATAAAGTAGCATCAGGATCATATGGTGATCTGTGAGTGTTTGTTCCTAGCTATCATGAAAATCCCTTTTGAGTTTTGATTTGTTTTCACTTAGCTATCTGTTTCTCTTTCCAGTTACCGGGGTACTTATTGCAGTCAAGATGTTGCTATTAAGGTGCTGAAACCTGAGAGAATAAATGTGGACATGCAGCGGGAATTTGCTCAGGAGGTATATATAATGAGGTGCGTGTTGCGATATACTCACCTCTGTTTCACCTTATATTACAGGATGGGTTCTTATTGTGATATTACTGTTCTGGCACGCTAATTGAATATATCTATTTCTCTGAGATTGCACCTGTCATGTTAACCTTTATATGACTTGGTTTTATTTCTTCTACAATGAGTACTATTCTACAATCACATATCTGTGAAAGTCATCTCTTAAGTTGAGAACCCTTTTCTGCCATTTACCTGCCAACATATTTTGTTACCAGTCCTTTATCTGCATATTGACTGAGCTCTTCGTAGAATGAGCCTAGATTGAACCACCAAATGCATGATGTCTGGATGTTAATTTCATCATCTTTATGATAAAAATCACCCGATAGAGTGCCTCCTTGGGCACTCTGCTTTTTTATGCaaccttgctgagtatgttTTTCGGTTTTAGGAAGGTTCGTCACAAGAATGTTGTGCAATTTATTGGTGCTTGCACTAAACCCCCAAATCTATGTATAGTCACAGGTATGGCTGAAGAAAATGTTCCTTTCAAGAATTCCATTTTCTTGTTGTGATGGTAATTTTAATAATGagtcaaccatcatttttccctctcttccaGAATATATGTCAGGTGGGAGTGTGTATGATTACCTCCATAAACATAAAGGTGTCTTCAAACTTCCTGCTTTAATTGGAGTTGCAATGGATGTGTCAAAAGGCATGAGCTACTTACACCAGAATAACATTATTCATCGCGATTTGAAAACTGCCAATCTTCTGATGGATGAAAATGGGGTAAGTAATCTGAATATCTAATCAAGCTACGCAGAACGTGAAGTAGCTCCTGTTTCATGTGGATTTCATTTCAGCCATATTAGCTTCCTTCTATGCTTTTGGACATACAAAATACATTTATTGTTTGTCACCCATTCCTTTTTCCATAACTGGCTACATCTGGTTCAGTGCCAGGATGGGTTTCTGCTGTACCAAATTCAGGACTGGAAAAATTTGCCTGGcttactttttttttgtttccttCTGCAGACTGTTAAAGTTGCTGATTTTGGTGTTGCACGTGTCAAAGCTCAATCTGGAGTTATGACTGCAGAAACTGGTACTTACCGTTGGATGGCCCCAGAGGTAATTTTTTATTATTAGCTCTGCTACCTTTTCATCATTTTACCCTTGCCAATGTTTATATTAAAGAAATGTGGTCGCGGAACACCCACACTCTAAGGTCATCTCCATGGTTCGTGCTTAAGATGCGAACAAAATCATTGTATTTCCTTGTACCTGTGAGAAGTGGGAATTCCTTATTACTAATTGATTCTACAAAAGAGTGAGTTGCAACAGTTCCAAATTTAGCAGTATACTCCCTACTCATCAAATAATTATCCGAAAATAGAAATGATATATAAAATCTTGACTATTAGGAGTAGCTAGGTGGCTTTATTGAGAATTCGCCTCAATGAGAACTTGAACCTGGGTGGTCTGGACGTACAACTAGAGACATTTTATATTTTCAACAGTATGTTATACTGCCGTACTGGTATAGAATACAAGTATACCTTCCACATGATCACAAGCTTGGAAAAGCAATGGACTCGAGAAATAGAGCTTTACACTTTACTACTTTGTCCACTAGTGAGATATTGCCTAATGAAATCGTGCATGTTGCAGGTCATAGAGCACAAGCCCTATGACCACAAGGCTGATGTTTTTAGTTTCGGAATTTTGTTGTGGGAACTGCTCACAGGAAAGGTATGTGAATCAATCTTCTGTTACTTTATTTGTCCATTATGCTAGCTTGTTCTTTTGAAATGAGTTATTAATTGGTATTGCCTGCAGATTCCTTATGAGTATCTGACTCCACTACAAGCAGCTGTTGGTGTGGTGCAGAAGGTAAAATTGTCaacttctttttttcttcttgctGTCCAAGTTGTCCAGATTATGTTTCTAAGTGGAATCCGTTCAATTAGTCCTATTGACCACATATTACCATGATAGAATCGTCACATATGTTTGGAATCTGCATCTATTCCAAGAAATCATGCAGACGTTTGGTATGTAACCAATTCAAGAAACATATCTCTGTAGAATTTGCTTAAACACGAGCAAATATGTAGAATCAGTGAATGGCAATAGATTCTCTCACACCAGGGTTTTTCTTTGCCAcaaatataaaattttaatccCCTCTGCACCGTAAAGAGAAAAAGGAAATATAAGTGCTGTATTGAATCCTTCTCGTCTAATATACTATGTTTCATTCCACAGGGATTACGACCTACAATTCCAAAACATACACACGCAAAGCTTTCTGAGCTTCTTCAGAAATGTTGGCAGCAGGACCCTGCTCTAAGACCAGACTTCTCTGAAATATTAGAAACTCTCCAGAGAATAGCAGAGGAGGTTTGTGTGGTGTGAAGATTTCATGTATCTTACATTCTTGCTCTTATGAACGGGAGTTTATGCTGTTATCAATCCGTATTACAGGTTGGAGATGAGCATGAGGGGAAGAACAAGGACAAACTACTGGGAGGTTTCTTTTCAGCTCTGAGGGGGCGGGGCCATTGAGACTCTGTTAAAATGTACATGGTTTCAGTCCATTTTGAAGGATCTGAGCTACAACCAGCGCCAGTTCCTCGCACACCAGCGCCCAGTACACAGAAATATAGACCTGCTGCAGTTGGCTAAAAAGTGGCAAAATTTAGCTGCAGTCATGGTGTACCGCCTATCTCCTTGTTTCTCCCGAGTAGCATTACGCGGTGCAACATAGTAGAGCATACTTGTGGACTGTACATTATCAGTCTGATTTCTCTAACAGAGTGTAATCTTTGCTGTAGATGAAAGTAATAAGCCAGATCCAGGCCGTGGCATGATTCTTTTAAGATTCCATTATTTAGTTTGTTTATAATTATTATGCTCCGGTCATTCTTTTCCAGACACGCCCCATCGTGTGTTTTGGTGTCTGAAATAACGCGGCAAGCTTGAGTTGGAACTTGGAAGACACCTGCATGAATTCTGCTCAGACCTTGTGAGAACATAAGATCTTGGGTTATTCATCGACACTGTTGGACATATACTGGAGTTGGGCTTCTGAATTCTGATGCCATACTTGCACCACAAGTGGACAGCGGTGCTTTACTGGTTCTCTTTTGGAGGGGCCAAGAAGCGAATAAAGTGCCGGGTCAGCTGATATGAGATCTCGCTGCTTATTCGTTTTGTCCATTCTGTTTGTCACGTGCAACTCCAGAAGCAAACGCGGTTCGTTTTACGCTTCGCTTCCGAGATATGTAGCCCGGTACTGCTGGAATTTCAGAAAAAAATTTGACGCTTCACTTTCGAGGCGAGAAGTTGAATATTCTTTTCTTTATTCTAACCTTGTCAGGCAGAACGACATTGGTACCAAGTCTTTGGATCTTAAGCAGGCGAGCAGCACATCAAATGCAGTGGAGCTCGGAGTTGTTTAAGAGGGGAAATAAAAAGGAAAATCAA is part of the Panicum hallii strain FIL2 chromosome 2, PHallii_v3.1, whole genome shotgun sequence genome and encodes:
- the LOC112882796 gene encoding serine/threonine-protein kinase STY46-like isoform X1 translates to MAVEEAAESCGSHAAAAAASGGGAAGPATSSSSAAAAAQARKQQQQQRHKLEVYTEVLRRLHESGLPEARAPGFDDELWNHFNRLPARYAMDVNVERAEDVLTHRRLLEQARDPAQRPAFAVRAVQVSPILDGNQTDADSNTVGEEVASRLLNRQQSIHPPPAFGSSTNLEALALEASKSQGQDHDSTSDNGRSMYRPMHEITFSTIDKPKLLSELTSLLGELGLNIQEAHAFSTNDGYSLDVFVVVGWHDEETEDLVEAVQKEIGRIEETQAWSSSHSWSTPVENMQVAENSAADRVEIPTDGASEWEIDVKLLKFGNKVASGSYGDLYRGTYCSQDVAIKVLKPERINVDMQREFAQEVYIMRKVRHKNVVQFIGACTKPPNLCIVTEYMSGGSVYDYLHKHKGVFKLPALIGVAMDVSKGMSYLHQNNIIHRDLKTANLLMDENGTVKVADFGVARVKAQSGVMTAETGTYRWMAPEVIEHKPYDHKADVFSFGILLWELLTGKIPYEYLTPLQAAVGVVQKGLRPTIPKHTHAKLSELLQKCWQQDPALRPDFSEILETLQRIAEEVGDEHEGKNKDKLLGGFFSALRGRGH
- the LOC112882796 gene encoding serine/threonine-protein kinase STY46-like isoform X2; this translates as MAVEEAAESCGSHAAAAAASGGGAAGPATSSSSAAAAAQARKQQQQQRHKLEVYTEVLRRLHESGLPEARAPGFDDELWNHFNRLPARYAMDVNVERAEDVLTHRRLLEQARDPAQRPAFAVRAVQVSPILDGNQTDADSNTVGEEVASRLLNRQQSIHPPPAFGSSTNLEALALEASKSQGQDHDSTSDNGRSMYRPMHEITFSTIDKPKLLSELTSLLGELGLNIQEAHAFSTNDGYSLDVFVVVGWHDEETEDLVEAVQKEIGRIEETQAWSSSHSWSTPVENMQVAENSAADRVEIPTDGASEWEIDVKLLKFGNKVASGSYGDLYRGTYCSQDVAIKVLKPERINVDMQREFAQEVYIMRKVRHKNVVQFIGACTKPPNLCIVTEYMSGGSVYDYLHKHKGVFKLPALIGVAMDVSKGMSYLHQNNIIHRDLKTANLLMDENGTVKVADFGVARVKAQSGVMTAETGTYRWMAPEVIEHKPYDHKADVFSFGILLWELLTGKIPYEYLTPLQAAVGVVQKGLRPTIPKHTHAKLSELLQKCWQQDPALRPDFSEILETLQRIAEEVCVV